One Lactobacillus crispatus DNA segment encodes these proteins:
- a CDS encoding ECF transporter S component: protein MQIFRENKNSLQALVLTGLFAAIIYIGIWVLRIPVPAMVGRPFIHFGNTLTAVAILYLGYRNGMIAGIIGLGGFDLLNGYAATSWLTMLEVVVVASVLTAVYRGMHYQDSKRNIIILGIIAGVTKIFTTYCVSIVEALMVGTSFKVALVGAFVSLPATVINSISTAICTPILYFALRDASRLIIKKVR from the coding sequence ATGCAGATATTTAGAGAAAACAAGAATTCTTTACAAGCTTTAGTTTTAACGGGACTTTTTGCGGCAATTATTTATATTGGGATCTGGGTGTTAAGAATCCCCGTTCCTGCTATGGTAGGACGCCCATTTATTCATTTTGGAAATACGCTAACTGCTGTAGCAATTTTATATTTAGGTTATCGTAATGGCATGATTGCGGGAATTATTGGTCTAGGTGGTTTTGATTTGTTAAATGGCTATGCCGCAACATCATGGTTAACTATGCTTGAGGTAGTAGTAGTGGCTTCGGTTTTGACAGCAGTTTATCGAGGAATGCACTATCAAGATAGTAAAAGAAATATTATTATTTTAGGTATTATTGCAGGGGTAACTAAGATATTCACTACTTATTGCGTTTCGATTGTTGAAGCTTTAATGGTGGGGACGAGCTTTAAAGTAGCGTTAGTTGGAGCCTTTGTTAGTTTGCCTGCAACTGTAATCAATTCAATTTCTACTGCAATTTGTACACCAATTTTATATTTTGCTTTGCGGGATGCTAGTCGTCTAATTATAAAAAAGGTTAGATAA
- a CDS encoding pyridoxamine kinase gives MVNGGVLVSQDLSCAGQVSLSAALPVLGACGLSPTVLPTAILSTHTGGFGENTFLSLNNEMAKIMAHWQKVGFDFSAVYLGYLGKSALDFWTEKISYFKQKNKLILIDPVMGDHGELYRGIDENYVIKMRNLVKSATILTPNMTEAAFLLGKKATSNSLKTATEFAAELSSQFGVPNVIITGISLNKEKIAEVGITADHSWSLIQKKLPGNYFGTGDLFASAFFAAVMHKENLEKACSIAADFVAQAIRETPKQDSRLGPNYAAALSDLLKRWSNN, from the coding sequence ATGGTTAATGGTGGCGTATTAGTTAGCCAAGATTTATCTTGTGCTGGTCAAGTATCACTTAGTGCAGCTTTACCTGTTTTAGGAGCATGTGGCTTGAGCCCGACCGTATTGCCTACTGCAATTTTGTCTACACACACGGGTGGCTTTGGTGAGAATACTTTTTTAAGTTTGAATAATGAAATGGCTAAGATTATGGCCCATTGGCAAAAGGTTGGTTTTGATTTTTCAGCTGTATACTTAGGCTATTTGGGCAAAAGTGCATTAGATTTTTGGACAGAAAAGATTAGCTATTTTAAACAAAAAAATAAATTGATCTTGATTGATCCAGTAATGGGTGATCACGGTGAACTTTATCGTGGCATTGATGAAAACTATGTAATAAAGATGCGAAATCTAGTTAAGTCGGCTACGATTTTAACGCCGAATATGACGGAGGCAGCATTTTTATTAGGCAAAAAGGCAACTAGTAATTCATTGAAAACAGCAACAGAATTTGCGGCTGAATTATCTAGTCAATTTGGTGTCCCGAATGTCATAATTACCGGTATTTCACTTAATAAGGAAAAAATTGCGGAAGTTGGAATTACAGCCGATCATAGTTGGTCTTTAATTCAGAAAAAACTCCCAGGTAATTATTTTGGTACGGGAGATTTGTTTGCAAGTGCATTTTTTGCTGCTGTAATGCATAAAGAAAATTTAGAAAAAGCGTGTTCAATTGCGGCCGATTTTGTTGCACAAGCAATCAGGGAAACACCCAAGCAAGATTCACGTCTAGGACCAAATTATGCAGCAGCTTTATCAGATTTACTGAAGAGATGGAGTAATAATTAA
- a CDS encoding serine hydrolase domain-containing protein codes for MPVGMAIANANSSTVQAASYNKTEMRSFVRNTLASYYARGTVVIVKDGQPQQISYGYGYYGKRLGAGNSKVVYPVCSLQKVITGAIITQLISAGKFTQYTKISKWYPNLKGADNITVGNLMTHTSGLTAADTEVNRGRVYSEADAINWVVNKLNSTTQNQPGNFSYNNTNYILLAGIIRQETGQSYKQNVQERIINKLGLKRTYFLEDIPAGMTDGISYTWNQKNYQWAQYVKKTQASQLVGAGNLFSAPMDYYRIQLGLTNGQILSRTDFDYMTHLTSRSSNGYSGGLYMKNNDNLKLAYGNLYNTHFGNWIQMTTDNQNGLIMFLNQTQNDENRNKQIGYQILNHIKANTFSAK; via the coding sequence ATGCCTGTTGGAATGGCAATTGCTAATGCCAATAGCTCGACAGTTCAGGCAGCAAGTTATAACAAAACTGAAATGCGGAGCTTTGTTAGAAATACATTAGCTAGTTATTATGCTCGTGGTACCGTAGTTATAGTAAAAGATGGACAACCACAACAAATTTCTTATGGTTACGGTTATTATGGCAAGCGATTAGGTGCGGGAAATAGTAAGGTAGTTTATCCTGTTTGTTCTTTGCAAAAAGTAATTACCGGCGCAATTATCACCCAATTAATTTCTGCAGGGAAGTTTACACAGTATACTAAGATCTCTAAGTGGTATCCTAATTTAAAAGGTGCTGATAATATTACCGTCGGCAACTTGATGACGCATACTTCTGGATTGACAGCAGCTGATACTGAAGTAAATAGAGGACGTGTTTATTCAGAAGCTGATGCAATTAATTGGGTTGTTAATAAGCTAAACTCAACTACGCAAAATCAACCTGGTAATTTTTCATACAATAATACCAACTATATTTTGTTAGCTGGAATTATACGTCAAGAAACTGGACAAAGCTACAAGCAAAATGTGCAGGAACGAATTATTAATAAGCTTGGCTTAAAGCGAACTTATTTCTTGGAAGATATTCCAGCCGGGATGACGGATGGTATCTCATATACCTGGAATCAAAAGAATTACCAATGGGCTCAATATGTTAAAAAGACTCAAGCTTCTCAATTGGTAGGTGCTGGTAATTTGTTCTCAGCTCCAATGGACTATTACCGTATTCAACTTGGTTTAACCAATGGGCAAATTTTGAGTCGAACAGACTTTGATTATATGACTCATTTAACATCACGTTCATCAAATGGTTATTCAGGTGGTTTATATATGAAGAATAATGATAACTTGAAGTTAGCATATGGTAACTTATATAACACTCACTTTGGTAACTGGATTCAGATGACTACAGATAATCAAAATGGTTTGATTATGTTCTTAAATCAAACTCAAAATGATGAAAACAGAAATAAACAAATTGGTTATCAAATTTTGAATCATATCAAGGCTAATACATTTAGCGCAAAATAA